The Belonocnema kinseyi isolate 2016_QV_RU_SX_M_011 chromosome 2, B_treatae_v1, whole genome shotgun sequence nucleotide sequence GGGTGACGTCTTGTGATTTAAGAGTTATTTTGTCAGTTTTTGGGTTTGGTTGCTTTATATTACGATTAATGACTCGTCAAAGAAGAATGATGCTCTAACTGTGTacttgtttataataaaatttaaaataaaaacaatttcatgtaaattttcaagTGTCTTAACAAAGAGGTCTGAAAATACACTTTTAGTTGATTGCGTGAAAGAGAGcggattcattaaaaaatagtcatacttcacatatatttataaaaattgttgaaataactaCAAACTTACGTCAAATGAGTAAGGATAAACCCAAGAAGTGATAAGAACAATTTATGCCAGaacaatgtttattttattaagcTGACCGTTGCGAAACCCCAGAAAAAGacttttattcattaatttgtttgtactattacacttttttaacattctcacaaaatgaaaattgttgccAGATAGTTTTTGCACtaatttaacatcttttttcGTCAAATGGGAAAATTTTGGGCGAAAAATTGAATTGGCCACAAATGCTTTTTTGCCCCACTGTGCTCTATGCCCGATAAACCATACATACTATGCTCAAAATCAGTAATTTTCGAAACTCTGAATTATCCTTTCGATTATTTTGGTAATTAAATACGTTATATCATGTAAGTTAaagatctttttgtttaaatattatgtactttttcaaaaaaattacagaagcaaatcagaaaaaattgaaaaaaaatttgttgaataggtttttttctttgaatccaTAATTTTTGTCCAGCATGGCCACAACTTGCcccttaatacattttttgggcATCTAAATCAGTCCAGCCGTTTCTTTGTCaaataatatttcacatttttccataaaatacccATAACTCCTGCTGAAAACTTGTTAAGACATAATCACGCCCCTGCTGTGCCTTTTTACGCATGTTATAAGGGACTCAAATTAGAACATTACAGCATGAGGCTGATTTTAATTTCCAGCACTAGTTTTTTTAGCCCACCCTAGGGAGCAGTCAGATAAatagaaattttcggaaatcttttataatctccAGAAGTCGCTGAAGTCATCCGATCGGTTGGGTTGTAAACAACGTTTTCTATGTTTAATTCTTTCATGTAATGGTATGCATATTTCCAGTATATAGCTTTGGATTTGCCTGAGATCGCGAGCAGTTGagttcttttataattttaaatggtcGCAGACAAAACAATGTGCAGTTTAATATATAGTATAATATGCAGTATAATACAGACAAataaatatacagtgaaactctgagactgggcccATTTTGAGGCCTATTTTGAGGGACATTACCCAGATAGAGTGCCGTTTCCTTGAAAACGCTTTTGTTCAAGTCTCGGAAGGACTATATCAGGAGGGCCTATCTCTAGGGTTTACTGTAGTTGAAACACATATACCCATTTCAAGttcgtgagacgtggccataagtatgatttaccgcggttctactgggagccggtgtcatttttagatgacggttgcccCCAGTAGGACCATGTGGTGcttgtttaaccttttttttattgtgtgtgtgtgtgtgtgtgtgtgtgtgatcttaaaaaaagttttaaaaatcaccGTAGTCCCACTGGCAGGTACTGCTATCTATGAAAATCACGTAAAATttacataatatatattttttctatgtttGCAGGTCTTCGAGATAATCTTGTTGTGCAGCAACTATAAATCTCAAAAAGAGAAATGGATTTGACCGAGGCTTTTGCTCCTGGAGGAGGCAATGAGGATCTTGAAAAGACAGACttttttgattttgttgtttCACCACCTCAATCGCAGCACTGTGCCTCTGCGGACGGAATTTCTGATGAAGAAAGTCTTTTACATCgaaccaccaccaccaccaccagcAGCAGCTGTAGAACCATGGATTTCTTGCACGATCGTCAACTAAACATAGGAGAGGATCATGATCAGCGTGACCTTCATGGTACATCGTTCATCAAAGAAACCAACAACAATACTTTGACAGCTTTACCACCTGTTTCCACTATTACTAGTTCCTTGAgtcaccaccaccaccaccaccaccaccatcaTCATCATCAGATTAGAAATCACGACTGTGGCAACATTCAAAATGACCAAATCTCGATGGATCAATCAGATTGTGATTATTGGAGTACTGCTGCAGTGGATGATGACAACAAAGAATCAGCATGTAATATACTTCTTGaagatttgaataaatattgCTGGTCTGCTCATACAAATAATCACCATCAGTCGCTTTCTGGACAAACCACCGATACCATAGACGTCAATCCTGTCAGTGACTCTGTTTTAATAAGACCTTGCAGTGCAAATAATGATAGACAAAATACGGACGGCGCTATTTATACCCTTACTGTACTAAACAATGAAACAGATTCCATGGATGCTTTAGATTGTTGCAAAAGTCCTGTTCCAACAGTTTCTGATTCATGGTCATTAAGACCAAACCTCGATCTCGATGCAATTCTCAACTTAGAACCAGAATCGGTACCGGAACGACAACAACAGCAAGATCACGATAGAACTGGATTGGATGGCTCTATAAATTCAGAACGGTTTCACACGATTTCGGCTACACCGTCTCAGTATTCTGCCGAGGATAGTGGATTTGTAGAAAGCAAAGATATGTGCGGTGGTGGTGGTGTAACGGGTGGTCGATCACAGTCCAACGGTTTAGGTGACAATAATAATGACTGGAAGTTGTCTGATCAAAATCACTTAAATGAAGTACAGCAGCAGGTAGCAGCTTCTGCCGCAAACGTATCAAGTGTAGATTCTGCTGAAAGCTTGCTCAGAAGTGCTTTACAAGGAAAATTGTACACAGGTTCTGCACAAGTGGTTTCATCCTCATCTCAAGCTAATTCTACAATGTCATTGACCGCTACCAATAATGCCAATAATGCATTGCAAATCATTGCAGATCATCACCAACAGGAACAACATCATCAACAGGAATCACAACAATCGGAAGATGAGATGATAAATACTTGTACGGATGAGGATCTTATATTGTCGCAACTGGATGCACCAACTTACAGACCGGGAgactatgaaaaattaaaaagtattgcgAATGAGGTTGTTGAATCATACTGCAGTTTGGAACCTGTTTGTAATGTCTCCGCTACAACAACAGTGATGTATACGTTAGATCCAAGCAGCGGTAGTCTAGGTACCATCACTTTACCTGCTGACTTGGGACAAGTTGGTACAGTAACCGTGGTAACAGCTAGTAGTCTTGCTCAACAAGAAATGCTTCAACAAGCTGTTACCCAGACAGAAATTGATCAGCAGCAACAAGTGACGTCAAATCAGATAGCGAATACGAGAATCGTTTCAGgcggtggtggtggtggtggtggtggtggtgttAGTGGAAATTCAACAACGAAATCTGGAAAGAAATATTGCAGGCGTAAAAACAATAATACCAGTAGCCCAAGTGGAACCAACAGCAATGTCTCTTCACTCTTAAGTAGCAGTAGTGGTAATAGTGCTAGTAGCAACACTAGTTCAAGTCAGCAACAATCTACAGGATCTGGTGGTTCACCCAGTAGTGTTCAACGGAAGGAAAGATCTCTTCATTATTGCAGTATCTGTAGTAAAGGTTTTAAAGATAAGTATAGCGTTAATGTACACATTAGGACACACACAGGAGAGAAACCTTTTGCTTGTTCACTGTGTGGTAAGAGCTTTCGACAAAAGGCTCATTTAGCCAAACATTACCAAACACATGTTGCGCAAAAGCCAAATGTTGCCAATTCCAATAATTCGAATACGATTGGTAATAGTAGCAATACGAATAGTAACAGCTCGTCTACGGATATGTCGACGGGGCGAACACCGCCACAACTTGTACCCACTGTTGCCACCACTTGTAATCCGTCCaactagtttttattttgtttttgtttttcctAGGAAGCCTTGGCCGAGCAATTGTTGTTGATACAGAATCGTAACAGGTCATTAAATGATCGAATTAAGAAATTTGCCTATaatagatttttgtattttttataatataattatactgcgattataaatatatttatgctGTTGGAGCTCTTTGAGGACAAagtaaagtgaaatatttttaag carries:
- the LOC117167859 gene encoding uncharacterized protein LOC117167859, coding for MDLTEAFAPGGGNEDLEKTDFFDFVVSPPQSQHCASADGISDEESLLHRTTTTTTSSSCRTMDFLHDRQLNIGEDHDQRDLHGTSFIKETNNNTLTALPPVSTITSSLSHHHHHHHHHHHHQIRNHDCGNIQNDQISMDQSDCDYWSTAAVDDDNKESACNILLEDLNKYCWSAHTNNHHQSLSGQTTDTIDVNPVSDSVLIRPCSANNDRQNTDGAIYTLTVLNNETDSMDALDCCKSPVPTVSDSWSLRPNLDLDAILNLEPESVPERQQQQDHDRTGLDGSINSERFHTISATPSQYSAEDSGFVESKDMCGGGGVTGGRSQSNGLGDNNNDWKLSDQNHLNEVQQQVAASAANVSSVDSAESLLRSALQGKLYTGSAQVVSSSSQANSTMSLTATNNANNALQIIADHHQQEQHHQQESQQSEDEMINTCTDEDLILSQLDAPTYRPGDYEKLKSIANEVVESYCSLEPVCNVSATTTVMYTLDPSSGSLGTITLPADLGQVGTVTVVTASSLAQQEMLQQAVTQTEIDQQQQVTSNQIANTRIVSGGGGGGGGGGVSGNSTTKSGKKYCRRKNNNTSSPSGTNSNVSSLLSSSSGNSASSNTSSSQQQSTGSGGSPSSVQRKERSLHYCSICSKGFKDKYSVNVHIRTHTGEKPFACSLCGKSFRQKAHLAKHYQTHVAQKPNVANSNNSNTIGNSSNTNSNSSSTDMSTGRTPPQLVPTVATTCNPSN